The segment GAGGGGCAATTATTATGTCCAAAGAAATTCATGCCAAAGCAATTAATCGTGCAGTCTTTCCAGGAATTCAAGGTGGTCCACATGATAATATGACTGCTGCCAAAGCTGTGGCCTTTGGTGAGGCCTTACAGCCTGATTTTAAAGTCTATGCTCAAAGAGTCATTACCAATGCTCAAACAATGGCCACTGAATTTACAACCTTAGGCTATGACATTATTTCTGGTGGAACTGATAATCATTTATTTGTCATTGATCTTCGTAATAAAAATATCACTGGGAAAGAGGCAGAAAAAGTTTTAGAAAAAATTGGTATTTCTGTTTCTCGCTCAACAATTCCAAATGACCCAAATCCACCACTTAATCCTTCGGGTATTCGCTTAGGCACGGCTGCAATCACGACTCGGGGTTGCAACCAAGAAGATTGTATTTTAATCTCTAAAACTATAAACACCGCTCTGGAAAATAAAGAAAATGAAGCAACGCTTGAAGTATGCAAACAAACAATCCAAGTTTTGTGTTCAAAATATCCCCTTCCATATTAATAAAAATGAATGAAACTGATTGATGGAAAGGCCCTTGCCGAAAAAATAAAAGACGGAATTACTTCCGAAATTCTTACGTTCAGCGGTCCGCGTCCCGGACTTGCCATTATTTTAATCGGAGATCGACCTGATTCAACGCTCTATGTTGGCTTAAAAGAAAAGCAAGCCAAAGCTGTGGGCATTGATACACACGTCTATCGCTGTGATGATGATATTAAACAAGCTGACCTTATTTCAACCATTGAGTTTCTTAATAATGATCCAGCGATTGATGCCATTCTGGTACAACTTCCCTTACCAAAGCATCTTGATACAGACACTATTATTAATACCATTAAACCAGAAAAAGATGTTGACGGCTTTACGAAAAAAAATCTTGAAATGTTAATGTCCGAAGATAATAACGCTGAAGCAATATTGCCTCCAGTTTATGCTGTTATATTAGCTATGTTACAAAGCATTGATTTTTCTCTGTATGAAAAATCAGTTGTCCTAATCGCCAACTCTGATATCTTTGCCGATAATTTGGCCGAAGTGTTACGTAGACAAGGAGCGGAAGTAACACTGGTAGAAAATACGTTAGAAAATATTTCTGAAAAAACATTATCAGCCGACCTCTTAATCTCTGCAATTGGAAAACCTCACTACATCACCAGAGAAATGGTTAACACTGAAACTGTCATTATTGATATTGGCATTAGCAAAGGCAGTGACGGAAAAATAAAAGGTGATGTTGATTTTGAAAATTTACAAGATATTGATGGTTGGGTCACTCCTGTTCCAGGAGGTGTTGGCCCAATGACAATTGCCATGGCTTTCTGGAACACTCTGCAAATGTTTAAGAAAAATAAAAATTTATTACAAACCACAAAATAATAAAATATAAAACTACAAAATAAGTTTTTTTATTTTGCTTTTTTACACTTTAGTATTTAATTATTACTATGCCTGATCGCGCCACTCTCACCTCCCTGCTTCATCAATACTACGGTTTCTCTGAATTTCGTCCTGGTCAAGAAGAGGCTATTGAAAATATCTTTAATAAAAAAAATACTGTAGTGATTATGCCAACTGGTGGTGGTAAATCTTTATGCTATCAACTTCCAGCTCTAGCTTTGCCAGGAGTAACACTAGTTATCTCACCCTTGATTGCCTTAATGAAAGATCAGGTTGATTCTTTATTAGCACGTGGACTAGCCGCCACTTTTATTAATAGTGCTCTAAGTCCTGAGGAAACAAAAATTCGTCTTGAGCAAATTGAACGAGGAGATTTTAAACTTGTTTATATTGCTCCTGAGCGATTTTATAATGAAGATTTTACTTCTCGACTCAAAGAAATAAAAGTTAGTTTATTTGCCATCGACGAAGCTCATTGTATTAGCCAATGGGGTCATGATTTTCGCCCAAGTTACATGCGCCTTAAACAAGCAATTGAGTCAGTCGGTAATCCTCCGGTTATTGCTTTAACCGCTACAGCCACTCCAGAAGTGAGGGAAGATATTATTACCCAACTTAATATTCACGGCTCATCACAAATCATTACAGGCTTTGCTCGCCCCAACTTACAATTTGGTGTTTCTGAAGCAGCTGACAGTCAAAAAGCCCATATTATTTTAGATGTTCTATCAAGCCTAAATGAAGCTTCAGGGATTATTTATGTTGGAACACGCGCCAAGGCCGATGAAATGTTAGAAGTTCTTTTGGAAGCAGGTATCGAAGCAGTTGGCTATCATGCGGGGATGCAGAGTGAAGAAAGACAATGGGTGCAAAATAATTTTATGAGTGGCAAAGCCCAAGTTATTGTTGCCACTAATGCCTTTGGAATGGGTATTGATAAAAAAGATATTCGATTTGTAATCCACTATGATCTCCCCGGAACTATTGAAGCCTATTATCAAGAAGCCGGCCGTGCTGGACGTGATGGTCAGCCCAGTGTTTGTCTATTGTTATATAATCCTCGTGATCGATATTTACGTGAATTTTTTATTCGTGGTGATAATCCACCACCAGAACTAGTGTATCAAGTATATGAATATTTACTAAGCTACAAACAAACAAAAATATTATTAACCTATAGTGATATCAAAAAATCAATTGGTGATGATTCTCCAGAAATGGCAATCGGAACAAGTATAAAGATCCTAGAGCAAGCCGGGTATGTTCGTCGTTCACGCGAACGAATTGGTCAAGCAAGTTTTAAATTATTAGCTTCGGTTTCTGAAGCCCGTGACTGTCTTGGAAATCGTGCCAAAGTTCAAATTGAAACCTTTAATAAATTTTTTGGCCGGTTTGAAAAAGAATTAGTAGAAGGCTTTGAAGGTAATCTTGATGAAATTTCTAGTCTAATTAATGTTAATCGTGAAACCTTAAATCGTTTAATAAAAAAATTAGTGACCGCAAACATGCTTACCTACACACCACCATTTAAAGGTACAGAAATTGAAATGTTAAAAGAAGTTGACTCGACTGATTTAGATATCAATACACAAGCCATGAAAAAAAAGGCAGCCAAGGCGTATACCAAACTTGATATGATGGAGCAATATGTTTTTACTACCGGCTGTAGACAAAAATATTTGTTACAATATTTTGGCGATGAAGAATTAGAGCGTTGTGAAAAGTGTGACACTTGTTTAAAGTATAGGGCTTTTGCCACCTCTGAAGGTAAAGAAGTTGAGGTTGAGCTTGCTTCGGAAAAACCAGTTCATAAACTTTCAACAAAGCTTACACAATTAGAAACACTGGAACTAATTAATCAGGGACTAC is part of the Candidatus Falkowbacteria bacterium genome and harbors:
- a CDS encoding bifunctional 5,10-methylenetetrahydrofolate dehydrogenase/5,10-methenyltetrahydrofolate cyclohydrolase: MKLIDGKALAEKIKDGITSEILTFSGPRPGLAIILIGDRPDSTLYVGLKEKQAKAVGIDTHVYRCDDDIKQADLISTIEFLNNDPAIDAILVQLPLPKHLDTDTIINTIKPEKDVDGFTKKNLEMLMSEDNNAEAILPPVYAVILAMLQSIDFSLYEKSVVLIANSDIFADNLAEVLRRQGAEVTLVENTLENISEKTLSADLLISAIGKPHYITREMVNTETVIIDIGISKGSDGKIKGDVDFENLQDIDGWVTPVPGGVGPMTIAMAFWNTLQMFKKNKNLLQTTK
- a CDS encoding RecQ family ATP-dependent DNA helicase, translating into MPDRATLTSLLHQYYGFSEFRPGQEEAIENIFNKKNTVVIMPTGGGKSLCYQLPALALPGVTLVISPLIALMKDQVDSLLARGLAATFINSALSPEETKIRLEQIERGDFKLVYIAPERFYNEDFTSRLKEIKVSLFAIDEAHCISQWGHDFRPSYMRLKQAIESVGNPPVIALTATATPEVREDIITQLNIHGSSQIITGFARPNLQFGVSEAADSQKAHIILDVLSSLNEASGIIYVGTRAKADEMLEVLLEAGIEAVGYHAGMQSEERQWVQNNFMSGKAQVIVATNAFGMGIDKKDIRFVIHYDLPGTIEAYYQEAGRAGRDGQPSVCLLLYNPRDRYLREFFIRGDNPPPELVYQVYEYLLSYKQTKILLTYSDIKKSIGDDSPEMAIGTSIKILEQAGYVRRSRERIGQASFKLLASVSEARDCLGNRAKVQIETFNKFFGRFEKELVEGFEGNLDEISSLINVNRETLNRLIKKLVTANMLTYTPPFKGTEIEMLKEVDSTDLDINTQAMKKKAAKAYTKLDMMEQYVFTTGCRQKYLLQYFGDEELERCEKCDTCLKYRAFATSEGKEVEVELASEKPVHKLSTKLTQLETLELINQGLRIEQICQARNISKKIVMDHITFLQNKGLKFKMPKE